The Pelmatolapia mariae isolate MD_Pm_ZW linkage group LG10_11, Pm_UMD_F_2, whole genome shotgun sequence genome includes a region encoding these proteins:
- the LOC134637804 gene encoding RING finger protein 145-like yields MLEFLVAVCVVCYGVSETVFGEWSVMGSTIILVHSYYNVWLRAQLGWQSFLLRRDAVNKTKSLPTASNTQLEQYNDICAICFQDMTSAVITPCSHFFHAGCLMPSLSFTTQEPITN; encoded by the exons ATGCTGGAGTTTCTG GTTGCGGTGTGCGTGGTGTGCTATGGTGTATCAGAGACTGTATTTGGCGAGTGGAGTGTGATGGGAAGCACCATCATCTTGGTCCACTCGTACTATAACGTCTGGCTCAGAGCCCAGCTGGGCTGGCAGAGCTTCCTGCTCAGGAGAGATGCTGTAAACAAGACAAAAAGCCTCCCCACAGCTAGCAATACACAGCTGGAGCAGTATAATGACATCTGTGCTATCTGCTTCCAG GACATGACCAGTGCTGTGATCACTCCGTGCAGTCATTTCTTCCACGCTGGCTGTCTGATGCCCTCTCTGTCATTCACAACTCAAGAGCCAATCACCAACTAA